The following proteins are encoded in a genomic region of Maribacter hydrothermalis:
- a CDS encoding TonB-dependent receptor encodes MCFAQSATISGIVLSASNVPLSNVNIVANEFGTTTNLEGFYILEITADTENTITFSHIAYKDVIVKDLILTTNETFEFNPILKSNITQIDGVTVTANGNKKINNILNISPEDIRKIPGANYGVETILKLLPGVSSNNELSTQYAVRGGNYDENLVYVNEIEVYRPFLIRSAQQEGLSFVNSDLIQNVKFSAGGFQAKYGDKLASVLDINYKTPTLFSLRADLSFLGASTSLETVSKNQKLSSVSGIRYRDNSLLVNSRQTQSNFNPAFTDVQSYATYRFSPKLKLNFLGNLAVNDYTNKPLNRQTNFGTLDNPQALVVYYEGQEINKYTTALGALKGTYILNDNTTLKLISSIYHTTEEEYSNVIAAYQLGDIDSNLGSSSVGEVITTRNVGSQFNRTRNDLDALIFNMEHKGTHTMNNSVLEWGAKFTHEDIRDQLRESEFIDSAGYSIRPPRSEFINNQPLEPFNAPLVAYNGINALNFVKTNRFSGYVQLGTQKTWNETDIYYNLGIRTHHWTVSGTGVEKVDHTVFSPRAQFAIKPNWDKDMLFRLSTGIYHQPPFYRELRDSTGTIQPNVKAQKALNIVAGNEYSFLLWERPFTLISETYYKKLKNVNPYTLEDVRIRYSANNNTEAYVYGAELRMNGAFVPGTESWISIGYLKTEENRDNKGYIPRPTDQRLKIGILFQDYIPTIPDLKMYLNLVYQTGVPGGSPSYADPYNFQNRLRDYKRADLGISYIFANKNKQYPSTHWLHAFKELSFGFELFNLFNNQNSITNTWVRDASSKNEYAVPNYLTSRVLNLRLGLRL; translated from the coding sequence ATGTGTTTTGCACAAAGCGCAACTATTTCTGGCATTGTTTTAAGTGCCAGCAATGTGCCTTTATCTAATGTTAATATAGTAGCTAACGAATTTGGAACCACTACAAATTTAGAAGGATTTTATATTCTTGAAATTACTGCCGATACAGAAAATACAATTACTTTTTCTCACATAGCCTATAAAGATGTTATCGTCAAAGATCTAATTTTAACAACCAATGAAACCTTCGAATTTAACCCTATTTTAAAAAGCAACATCACTCAAATAGACGGTGTTACGGTTACTGCAAATGGCAATAAAAAAATAAATAATATTTTAAATATTTCACCAGAGGACATAAGAAAAATTCCTGGAGCCAACTATGGTGTAGAAACTATTCTAAAATTGTTGCCTGGCGTATCATCAAACAATGAGCTTAGCACGCAATATGCTGTTCGTGGAGGAAACTATGACGAAAATTTGGTTTATGTTAACGAGATAGAGGTGTATAGACCGTTTTTAATACGTTCCGCACAACAAGAAGGTTTAAGCTTTGTAAATAGTGACCTTATACAAAACGTGAAATTTTCGGCAGGAGGTTTTCAAGCTAAATATGGCGATAAATTAGCTTCTGTATTAGATATTAACTATAAAACCCCAACCCTCTTTTCTTTACGGGCCGATTTAAGCTTTTTAGGCGCAAGTACAAGTCTTGAAACCGTATCTAAAAATCAAAAATTAAGTTCGGTATCGGGTATACGTTATAGAGATAACTCATTATTGGTAAATAGTCGACAAACGCAAAGTAATTTTAATCCTGCATTTACCGATGTTCAGAGCTATGCAACCTATCGTTTCTCCCCAAAGTTAAAATTAAATTTTTTAGGCAACTTAGCGGTTAACGATTATACCAACAAACCCTTAAATAGACAAACCAATTTTGGCACTTTAGATAATCCGCAGGCGCTAGTAGTCTACTACGAAGGACAAGAAATAAACAAGTACACTACAGCATTGGGAGCATTAAAAGGCACCTACATTTTAAATGACAATACTACATTAAAACTTATATCATCTATTTACCATACTACGGAAGAAGAGTATTCGAATGTAATTGCGGCTTATCAATTGGGTGACATTGACAGTAATTTAGGTAGTAGCTCTGTAGGTGAAGTAATTACCACCCGCAATGTTGGCTCTCAATTTAATAGAACAAGAAATGACTTAGATGCGCTTATTTTTAATATGGAGCATAAAGGCACACATACCATGAATAATTCTGTTCTTGAATGGGGTGCAAAATTTACCCATGAAGATATTCGCGATCAATTACGAGAATCTGAGTTTATAGATTCGGCAGGATACTCGATTAGACCGCCACGTTCAGAGTTTATTAATAATCAACCATTAGAACCTTTTAATGCACCATTAGTGGCATACAATGGAATTAATGCATTGAATTTTGTAAAAACAAATCGATTCTCAGGTTATGTACAATTAGGAACCCAAAAAACTTGGAATGAAACTGATATATATTATAATTTAGGTATACGAACACATCATTGGACTGTAAGTGGTACAGGTGTAGAAAAAGTAGATCATACCGTCTTTAGCCCAAGAGCACAATTTGCAATTAAACCAAATTGGGATAAGGATATGTTATTTAGACTCTCAACAGGAATTTACCACCAGCCCCCATTTTATAGAGAATTAAGAGATAGTACGGGAACAATTCAACCAAACGTAAAAGCACAAAAGGCGTTAAATATAGTTGCTGGCAATGAGTATAGCTTTCTTCTTTGGGAACGGCCATTTACTTTAATAAGCGAAACTTATTACAAAAAATTAAAAAATGTTAACCCGTATACATTAGAGGATGTTCGTATTCGTTATTCTGCGAACAATAATACAGAAGCTTATGTTTACGGTGCAGAGCTAAGAATGAACGGTGCATTTGTACCGGGCACCGAGTCTTGGATAAGTATTGGATATTTAAAAACCGAGGAAAACAGAGATAACAAAGGCTATATACCAAGACCTACAGATCAACGATTAAAAATTGGCATACTTTTTCAAGATTATATACCTACAATACCAGATTTAAAAATGTATTTGAACTTAGTATATCAAACAGGAGTTCCTGGGGGGTCTCCTAGTTATGCCGATCCATACAATTTTCAGAATAGATTAAGAGATTATAAACGTGCAGATTTAGGAATTTCCTATATTTTTGCAAATAAGAATAAGCAATATCCTTCAACACACTGGCTTCATGCTTTTAAAGAATTGAGCTTTGGCTTTGAACTTTTTAATTTATTCAATAATCAAAATTCAATTACAAACACTTGGGTACGAGATGCTAGTAGTAAAAATGAATATGCTGTTCCAAATTATTTAACATCGCGAGTATTAAACTTAAGACTAGGATTACGCCTTTAA
- a CDS encoding DUF368 domain-containing protein has translation MENRNSKDYIFISLKGMAMGIAELVPGVSGGTIAFVTGIYEEFISSINNVNLETLKLLKQEGFKKFWKKLNGNFLLALVIGMMISIFSLSKVIAWLLDDHPIITWSFFFGLVLASVIFVAKSITKWNVLAILLFIIGTASAFYITTLPPSTSSGSLPFIFISGAIAICAMVLPGISGSFILVLLGSYKTVLEAVNAKDFGVIVTFAFGAVFGILSFARVLKWMFTNYKNATLAVLTGFILGSLNKIWPWKIIIDELKIGKKEIIIDENISPFSFTGDNQLTFAIVAAIFGFSLIFILEKSASKK, from the coding sequence ATGGAAAACAGAAACTCAAAAGATTACATATTTATTTCATTAAAAGGAATGGCAATGGGAATAGCCGAATTAGTACCAGGAGTATCTGGCGGTACTATTGCTTTTGTAACGGGTATTTACGAAGAGTTCATTTCCTCGATCAATAATGTAAACCTAGAGACCCTAAAACTTTTAAAGCAGGAAGGCTTTAAAAAGTTTTGGAAAAAATTGAATGGCAACTTTCTTTTGGCATTAGTAATAGGTATGATGATTAGCATCTTTTCTCTATCAAAAGTTATAGCATGGCTACTTGATGACCATCCTATAATTACATGGTCATTCTTTTTTGGACTTGTTTTAGCAAGTGTAATCTTCGTGGCAAAATCTATTACGAAATGGAATGTTTTAGCCATACTACTTTTTATTATTGGTACAGCCAGTGCTTTTTATATTACTACGCTACCACCTTCAACAAGTTCAGGTAGTTTACCATTTATATTTATATCTGGAGCCATCGCAATATGCGCAATGGTATTACCGGGTATTTCTGGATCATTTATATTGGTATTACTTGGATCTTATAAAACAGTTTTAGAAGCTGTTAATGCTAAAGACTTTGGTGTGATCGTCACTTTTGCATTTGGTGCCGTTTTTGGTATTTTAAGCTTCGCTAGAGTTCTAAAATGGATGTTTACGAATTATAAAAATGCAACACTTGCTGTTTTAACAGGATTTATTCTTGGCTCGTTAAACAAAATTTGGCCTTGGAAAATTATTATTGACGAACTAAAAATTGGAAAAAAGGAAATAATTATTGACGAAAATATATCTCCGTTTTCTTTTACTGGAGATAATCAATTAACATTTGCTATTGTTGCCGCTATCTTCGGTTTTTCTCTTATTTTTATATTAGAAAAATCAGCTTCCAAGAAGTAA
- the rny gene encoding ribonuclease Y yields the protein MDSTMIIIAAIVGLAIGFAIAKFLEKGKASKTIINAKKDAERILKDANAEGESVKKEKILQAKEKFLELKAEHEKVINSKDKKINDAEKRTRDKESQVSSELAKNKQMNSQLDGKLKEVEQKQELYEKRHEDLDKMHKSQIQQLEVISGLSADEAKNQLVESLKETAKSDAMAYIQSTVEESKLTAQQEARKIIINTIQRIGTEEAVENCVSVFNIESDDVKGRIIGREGRNIRALEAATGVEIIVDDTPEAIILSCFDSVRREVARLSLHKLVTDGRIHPARIEEIVKKTEKQIEAEIVEIGKRTVIDLGIHGLHPELIRAVGRMKYRSSYGQNLLQHSREVAKLCGVMAAELGLNPKIAKRAGLLHDIGKVPNTENEVETPHAILGMQWAEKFGEKPEVCNAIGAHHDEIEMKTLIAPIVQVCDAISGARPGARRQVLDSYIQRLKDLEEVAFGFSGVQKAYAIQAGRELRVIVESEKVTDDRASQLSFEISQKIQTDMTYPGQVKVTVIRETRAVNVAK from the coding sequence ATGGATAGTACAATGATAATTATTGCCGCAATAGTTGGGCTGGCAATCGGTTTTGCAATAGCAAAATTTTTGGAAAAAGGGAAAGCCTCTAAAACCATAATAAACGCAAAAAAAGATGCTGAACGCATATTAAAAGATGCAAATGCAGAAGGGGAGAGTGTCAAAAAAGAGAAAATATTACAAGCAAAAGAGAAGTTTTTAGAATTAAAGGCGGAACATGAGAAGGTTATTAATAGCAAGGATAAAAAGATAAACGACGCAGAGAAGCGTACTAGAGATAAGGAATCTCAAGTGAGTAGTGAGCTTGCAAAAAATAAGCAAATGAACTCACAATTAGATGGTAAATTAAAAGAAGTAGAGCAAAAACAAGAATTATACGAAAAACGTCATGAGGATTTGGACAAAATGCACAAGAGCCAAATTCAACAATTAGAGGTTATTTCTGGTTTATCTGCAGATGAAGCAAAAAATCAATTAGTTGAAAGCTTAAAAGAGACAGCTAAATCTGATGCAATGGCATACATTCAATCTACTGTAGAAGAGTCTAAACTTACTGCACAACAAGAAGCTCGTAAAATAATTATCAATACCATTCAGCGTATAGGAACAGAAGAAGCGGTTGAAAACTGCGTATCTGTTTTTAATATAGAATCTGATGATGTAAAAGGACGAATAATTGGTAGAGAAGGTAGAAATATTAGGGCTTTAGAAGCAGCAACAGGTGTTGAGATTATTGTAGATGATACACCAGAAGCTATTATTCTTTCATGTTTTGATTCTGTTAGAAGAGAAGTTGCTAGACTATCACTGCATAAATTAGTTACAGATGGTAGAATACACCCTGCAAGAATTGAAGAAATTGTTAAGAAAACAGAAAAGCAAATTGAAGCGGAAATTGTCGAAATTGGTAAGCGTACTGTTATTGATTTAGGCATACATGGATTGCACCCGGAGCTTATTAGAGCTGTTGGGAGAATGAAATATAGATCTTCTTACGGACAAAATTTATTGCAGCACTCTAGAGAAGTTGCTAAACTTTGTGGTGTAATGGCAGCTGAATTAGGTCTTAATCCTAAAATTGCGAAACGTGCCGGGCTATTACATGATATTGGAAAAGTACCAAATACAGAAAATGAAGTAGAAACGCCACACGCTATTTTAGGTATGCAATGGGCAGAAAAATTTGGAGAGAAACCAGAGGTATGTAATGCTATTGGCGCTCACCATGACGAAATAGAAATGAAAACACTAATTGCACCAATAGTTCAGGTTTGTGATGCAATAAGTGGCGCTAGACCTGGGGCAAGAAGACAGGTATTAGATTCTTATATTCAACGTTTAAAGGATCTTGAAGAGGTTGCATTTGGTTTTAGCGGTGTTCAAAAAGCATATGCAATACAAGCAGGTAGAGAGTTGCGAGTTATTGTCGAGAGCGAAAAAGTAACTGATGATAGAGCTTCACAATTATCTTTTGAAATTTCTCAAAAAATACAAACAGATATGACCTATCCTGGGCAAGTGAAAGTTACTGTGATACGAGAAACAAGAGCGGTTAACGTCGCCAAATAA
- a CDS encoding shikimate dehydrogenase family protein yields the protein MEKTEKQKCNYGLIGKNISYSFSRGYFKKKFEDLSLKNCSYQNFDLQTISEFAGIFKKTENIKGLNVTIPYKEDVIKYLDHIDAAAQKIGAVNTIKPSKNGLVGFNTDAYGFEKSIEPHLKKHHKKALILGTGGASKAIAFVLDELQIKFSFVSRSGKNNGFTYQQLTDEIINDHTLIINCSPVGTFPNIEEKPAIPYESINNQHLLFDLIYNPEETAFLLAGKANGAAICNGYRMLEFQAEKSWEIWNQ from the coding sequence ATGGAAAAAACAGAAAAACAGAAGTGTAATTACGGATTAATAGGAAAAAACATTTCTTACTCATTTTCAAGAGGTTATTTTAAAAAAAAATTTGAAGATCTGAGTCTTAAAAATTGTTCCTATCAAAATTTCGATCTACAAACTATATCAGAATTTGCTGGTATTTTTAAAAAAACCGAAAATATAAAGGGTCTAAATGTTACCATACCTTACAAAGAAGATGTTATTAAATATTTAGACCACATCGATGCCGCAGCGCAAAAAATTGGTGCAGTAAACACCATAAAACCCAGTAAAAATGGACTAGTTGGATTTAATACAGATGCCTATGGATTTGAAAAATCCATAGAACCTCATCTAAAAAAACATCACAAGAAAGCATTAATTTTGGGTACTGGAGGAGCATCCAAAGCTATAGCGTTTGTATTAGATGAACTACAAATTAAATTTTCTTTTGTATCTAGAAGCGGAAAAAACAATGGTTTCACATATCAGCAACTTACTGATGAAATAATTAATGACCATACATTAATCATTAATTGCTCACCTGTTGGTACATTCCCAAATATAGAAGAAAAACCAGCTATACCTTACGAATCAATTAATAATCAGCATCTTCTTTTCGACCTAATTTACAATCCCGAGGAAACCGCATTTTTATTAGCAGGAAAGGCAAATGGAGCTGCAATTTGTAATGGATATAGAATGTTAGAATTTCAAGCAGAAAAATCTTGGGAAATATGGAACCAATAA
- a CDS encoding DUF349 domain-containing protein — protein sequence MSEEKKQQLPETSKEEKTIIKSTVNLEEGTVEKNETSTESQKDSIADQNTIVVETDVINEIDDSNAEDAEDTDTVKRHEIPMPEYHEMSMENLVGELQRLVKNEKVQAIRKHVDTIKDEFNQKFDEFLEGKKEEFITSGGNEIDFRYNSVAKRQFNEVYNEYREKRNQHYKSLEKSHKENLAYRLDLIEQLKALVNVEEDINTTYNNFKDIQAKWRHAGPIPKADYNNVWKTYHHHIEIFYDFLNINRELRDLDFKHNLEEKSKIVARAEELAKEPDLNRAFRELQVLHKIWKEDLGPVGKDHREDIWDKFSAATKTIHERRQDFFKNLDKIKEKNLARKNALIEDINNISANVSSNHGTLQQQIKKIEELRDAFFKAGQVPQKLNSKTWNSFKTAVRNFNQNKNAFYKNLKKDQQENLDKKRALLEVALSLKESEDWDSTTSEMKRIQGEWKKVGHVPRKYSDKLWKDFKNACNHYFDRLNALKNDAFKEEEANYKQKDAFIERLKSFELSGEKEKDLASIKEFSEEWKTYGRVPFKKKNINQKFDKIIDALFQKMGISKQQSELLKYGNKIQQLTDTDNKERAIQNERTFIRKKIDESKDEIRQLENNLDFFSNASESNPIVQDVIKRVNQHKESLAAWKAKLKKLNILKNNLEKDVEDIENSEE from the coding sequence ATGTCTGAGGAGAAAAAACAACAACTACCTGAAACTTCAAAAGAAGAAAAAACTATAATTAAAAGCACTGTAAATTTAGAAGAGGGTACAGTAGAAAAGAATGAAACTTCAACTGAATCTCAAAAAGATTCTATAGCTGACCAAAATACTATAGTTGTAGAAACAGATGTCATCAATGAAATTGATGATTCTAATGCAGAAGATGCTGAAGACACAGATACCGTTAAGCGTCATGAAATTCCGATGCCGGAATACCATGAAATGAGTATGGAAAATTTAGTTGGTGAATTGCAACGTCTAGTTAAAAACGAAAAAGTTCAAGCAATTAGAAAGCACGTAGATACTATAAAAGATGAGTTCAATCAAAAATTTGATGAATTTCTAGAAGGTAAAAAAGAGGAATTTATTACCAGCGGTGGTAATGAAATTGATTTCAGATATAATTCTGTAGCCAAAAGGCAGTTCAATGAAGTTTACAATGAATATCGTGAAAAACGAAATCAACATTATAAAAGTTTAGAAAAAAGCCACAAAGAAAATCTTGCTTATCGGTTAGATTTAATTGAGCAATTAAAAGCTTTGGTCAATGTTGAGGAAGACATCAATACTACCTATAACAATTTTAAAGACATACAAGCCAAATGGCGTCATGCAGGACCTATTCCAAAAGCTGACTATAATAATGTTTGGAAAACATATCATCATCATATTGAAATTTTCTACGATTTCTTAAACATAAATAGGGAATTGCGAGACCTAGATTTTAAACATAATCTAGAAGAAAAAAGTAAGATAGTTGCCAGAGCTGAGGAATTAGCTAAGGAACCAGATTTAAACCGTGCATTTAGAGAATTACAGGTATTACACAAAATTTGGAAAGAAGATTTAGGCCCAGTCGGCAAAGACCATCGGGAGGATATTTGGGACAAATTTAGTGCCGCTACTAAAACCATACATGAAAGAAGACAAGATTTTTTCAAAAATCTCGATAAAATAAAAGAGAAAAATTTAGCGCGTAAGAATGCATTAATTGAAGATATTAATAACATTTCGGCCAATGTATCTTCTAATCATGGCACATTACAACAACAAATTAAAAAAATTGAAGAACTACGTGATGCCTTTTTCAAAGCTGGACAAGTACCACAAAAATTGAATTCTAAAACTTGGAATTCCTTTAAAACAGCTGTTCGAAATTTTAATCAAAATAAAAACGCATTTTACAAAAACCTTAAAAAAGACCAACAAGAGAACTTAGATAAAAAAAGAGCCTTGTTAGAAGTTGCTCTCTCCCTTAAAGAAAGTGAAGATTGGGACAGTACCACCTCTGAAATGAAACGAATACAGGGTGAATGGAAAAAAGTAGGTCACGTGCCACGCAAGTATTCCGACAAACTATGGAAAGATTTTAAAAATGCCTGTAATCATTATTTCGATAGGTTAAATGCACTTAAAAATGATGCATTTAAAGAAGAAGAAGCCAACTACAAACAAAAAGATGCTTTTATTGAGCGACTTAAGAGTTTTGAATTAAGTGGTGAAAAAGAAAAGGATTTAGCGTCTATAAAAGAATTTTCTGAAGAATGGAAAACTTATGGGAGAGTCCCATTTAAAAAGAAAAATATTAATCAAAAATTCGACAAAATAATTGATGCGCTGTTTCAGAAAATGGGGATTAGCAAACAACAATCTGAGCTTTTGAAATATGGCAATAAAATTCAACAACTTACAGATACTGATAATAAGGAAAGAGCAATACAAAACGAGCGCACATTTATCAGAAAGAAAATAGATGAAAGCAAAGATGAAATTAGACAATTAGAGAATAATCTAGATTTTTTTTCAAATGCTTCAGAAAGCAACCCTATAGTACAAGATGTAATAAAAAGAGTTAATCAGCATAAAGAGTCATTAGCTGCGTGGAAAGCAAAATTAAAAAAGCTTAACATCTTAAAAAACAACTTAGAAAAAGATGTTGAAGATATAGAAAACAGCGAAGAATAA
- a CDS encoding M23 family metallopeptidase produces MKKIPLILLLLFCFPLFSQEEYPKDAFRPPMDIPIILAGTFGELRSNHFHSGVDIKTQQREGIPIMAIGEGTITRIKVSLWGYGKVLYIAHPNGYNSVYGHLQKFSPAIEAYIKKLQYDKKSFEVEVFPDYGELKVEKGELIAYSGNTGGSAGPHLHFEIRSSISEKPTNPLLYGLDVADATNPIVEKIFAYPLKDQSHINGNYERTQINFSRQSDGTYLADKVNALGDIGIGFIGFDRLDMAANKNGVYAVEFSVNGKIYSLYDFESFSFGETRYINTLVDYDYYGRNNQRIQKSFKSPGNNLNIYKELFNDGKLQVNEGLSYMCKLLISDYAGNKIELNIPIEGVKNELGNKKKIEKTDNYVIANKPNNFDLDGAKVYFPTNTFYEDFYIDLKKGSDTVTIHNNTVPAHRNFTITFDVSKYPTEIQKQLFIARLDAKLRPTHANTYKRGNEFTTRTRYLGTYTLARDTVAPTIRTKNFKEKQWLNNYKYLSLQIADDLSGVDSYSATLNGEWILMEYEPKTNTLTYNFDDRITSQTQCELIVTVIDNVGNENTLTTSFYRK; encoded by the coding sequence ATGAAAAAAATACCTCTTATCCTTTTATTATTATTTTGTTTCCCCCTTTTTTCTCAAGAAGAGTATCCTAAAGATGCATTTAGGCCACCAATGGACATTCCAATTATTTTAGCAGGTACTTTTGGTGAACTTCGTTCAAATCATTTTCATTCGGGTGTTGATATTAAAACCCAACAACGCGAAGGCATACCCATTATGGCCATTGGCGAAGGAACAATTACACGTATAAAAGTCTCTTTATGGGGGTACGGCAAAGTATTATATATTGCCCACCCAAACGGATATAATTCTGTTTACGGTCATCTTCAAAAATTTTCTCCAGCTATAGAAGCTTACATAAAGAAATTACAGTATGACAAAAAATCTTTTGAAGTAGAAGTATTTCCTGATTACGGAGAATTAAAGGTAGAAAAAGGTGAACTAATTGCTTACAGTGGAAATACTGGCGGTTCTGCTGGTCCACATTTACATTTTGAAATAAGAAGTAGTATTTCTGAGAAGCCTACTAATCCACTATTATATGGTTTGGATGTTGCCGATGCTACTAACCCTATAGTAGAAAAAATCTTTGCCTATCCTTTAAAAGACCAGTCCCATATAAACGGTAATTACGAGCGCACACAAATTAATTTTAGTAGACAAAGTGATGGCACCTACTTAGCGGATAAGGTTAATGCGCTTGGAGATATTGGAATTGGTTTTATTGGTTTTGACAGACTTGATATGGCCGCAAATAAAAATGGCGTTTATGCTGTAGAGTTTAGTGTAAATGGTAAAATTTATTCGCTTTATGATTTTGAATCTTTTTCTTTTGGAGAAACAAGATATATTAACACACTAGTAGATTACGACTATTATGGAAGAAATAATCAGCGAATACAAAAGAGTTTTAAGTCCCCAGGAAACAATTTAAATATTTATAAAGAGCTGTTTAATGATGGAAAGTTACAAGTAAATGAAGGGCTTAGTTATATGTGTAAATTATTAATATCTGATTATGCTGGAAACAAAATTGAACTAAACATTCCTATAGAAGGAGTTAAAAATGAATTAGGCAACAAAAAGAAAATTGAGAAAACCGACAACTACGTTATTGCCAATAAACCAAATAATTTTGATTTAGATGGTGCCAAGGTGTATTTCCCAACTAATACATTTTATGAAGATTTTTATATTGACTTAAAAAAAGGATCAGACACGGTAACTATCCATAACAATACAGTACCCGCCCATAGAAATTTCACCATTACTTTTGATGTTTCTAAATATCCTACAGAAATACAAAAGCAATTATTTATTGCCAGATTAGATGCCAAACTTAGACCCACCCATGCAAATACGTATAAAAGGGGTAATGAGTTTACCACCCGCACCCGATACTTAGGCACATATACATTAGCGCGTGATACAGTTGCACCAACAATTAGAACCAAAAACTTCAAAGAAAAACAATGGTTAAACAATTATAAATACTTGAGTTTACAGATAGCCGACGATCTTAGCGGTGTTGACAGCTATTCGGCAACTTTAAATGGAGAATGGATTTTAATGGAATACGAACCTAAAACAAATACACTAACCTACAATTTCGATGATAGGATAACTAGCCAAACGCAATGTGAACTTATTGTTACCGTTATAGATAATGTAGGCAACGAAAATACCCTAACCACCTCATTTTATAGAAAATAA
- a CDS encoding cell division protein ZapA, with protein MSDKLKIKLSIADRVYPLTIDPAQEEGLRKAAKNIEQLAKKFEQNYAVRDKQDVLAMCALQFASKIEQNGIEQTEGTKEAEERLKALEELVNSKLALK; from the coding sequence ATGTCAGATAAGCTCAAAATAAAACTTTCGATTGCTGATAGGGTGTACCCTTTAACAATAGACCCTGCGCAAGAAGAAGGTTTGCGAAAAGCGGCTAAGAATATAGAACAGCTGGCCAAAAAATTTGAGCAAAATTATGCGGTTAGGGATAAACAAGATGTTTTGGCCATGTGTGCCTTACAGTTCGCCTCTAAAATAGAGCAAAATGGCATAGAGCAAACGGAAGGCACCAAAGAAGCTGAAGAGCGCTTAAAAGCGCTTGAGGAATTGGTGAATTCTAAACTAGCACTGAAATAA
- a CDS encoding DUF368 domain-containing protein, translating into MNKPRTLNDKIFLVIKGLFMGAANKVPGVSGGIVAFVGGFYEEFIYSLQKINAKAFKLLINGRVKSFYRYINGTFLWLLIFGMLVSYFSISKILDYFLVKRELFVWASFFGMILGSIYYIGKDFDYWKKKTFTAAIIGLSIGVAISFLNPAKENDNLLFIFLCGIISVSGMTLPGLSGSFILILLGNYVLLLVDSVNALYDTFSEILIGDFSFTSNVERLHTLKILAVFTLGSATGLVTLSHLLSYVLKYYKHITTATILGFITGSLGVVWPWKKTIYKTGINGELILDTNGKQIIMNYERFLPDMTSVENWTAILFIIIGISILLLLDWYGKNRKTEV; encoded by the coding sequence ATGAACAAACCCCGAACCTTAAATGATAAAATTTTCTTAGTCATTAAGGGACTATTTATGGGCGCAGCGAACAAAGTCCCTGGGGTTTCGGGTGGCATTGTAGCCTTTGTAGGCGGCTTTTATGAGGAATTTATTTACTCCCTACAAAAAATAAACGCAAAAGCGTTCAAATTACTAATTAATGGTAGAGTAAAAAGTTTTTATCGGTATATAAACGGCACCTTTCTTTGGCTTCTAATTTTTGGAATGTTGGTTAGCTATTTCAGTATTTCCAAAATTTTAGATTACTTCCTTGTTAAACGAGAGCTTTTTGTTTGGGCATCTTTTTTTGGAATGATATTAGGTTCTATCTATTACATTGGAAAAGATTTTGACTATTGGAAAAAGAAGACATTTACTGCGGCCATTATTGGTTTAAGTATTGGAGTCGCCATTAGTTTTCTAAATCCTGCAAAAGAAAATGATAATCTGTTATTCATATTTTTATGTGGAATAATAAGTGTATCTGGTATGACCCTACCTGGTCTTTCTGGTTCGTTTATACTGATTCTTTTGGGTAATTATGTATTACTGTTAGTAGACTCTGTCAATGCACTTTATGATACATTTTCTGAAATATTGATTGGAGATTTTAGTTTTACATCGAACGTTGAGCGCTTACATACGCTTAAAATTCTAGCGGTATTTACACTTGGGTCAGCTACCGGTCTTGTAACTTTATCCCATTTATTAAGTTATGTTTTAAAATATTACAAACATATTACTACAGCAACCATTTTAGGGTTCATTACTGGTTCTTTAGGGGTGGTTTGGCCTTGGAAAAAAACTATATACAAAACCGGTATCAACGGTGAATTAATTTTAGATACCAATGGAAAACAGATTATAATGAATTATGAGCGGTTTCTTCCAGATATGACCAGCGTAGAAAATTGGACCGCTATTCTCTTTATTATAATTGGTATTAGTATTTTGTTACTTTTAGATTGGTATGGAAAAAACAGAAAAACAGAAGTGTAA